The Verrucomicrobiota bacterium region AGAACGAAACGGCATGGTCCGGAAACTCCGGATCGTTCTTGCGGCGGGAAAAGCGCTCCTCCTGGGCTGCCGCAATGATTCGCCCGCCGGACACCAGCGCTGCGGCCGAATCATGATAGTAGGCGGAGATGCCCAGAATGTGGCGCATGGATGAGGCAAGCTCACATGAAAGGATACATGAAAGGCGCCAGCACGGAACTGGAGCTGAACAAAAGCAAGGCACCCAGCAACAGCAGCACGACCAGCAAGGGCGCCAGCCACCACTTGCGGTCCTGCTTCAGAAACAAAAAGAAATCCTTAATCAATCGCCACACGGGTCGTTCGCAGCGCCCTAAGAAGAATCCCGGGACGCGAGGAAATCAATGCAAACTCGCCGCTCCCATCCCCAGGCACACGGGCCACCAGGGGCGTCCCGCAAACCAGGACCCGTCGCCATGGGTGCGGATGAGGTAGGCTGCAATGAAAGGGACCAGCAGAATATGCGAATGAAACTCCTCCTTCCAAGCCAGCCGCCCGAGTTTCCAAAGGATGCCCGCATAGCAAAACGAGAGCAAGGCCAGCAGTCCCCACAACAACTTGAGCCGCTTGCGTCGAAGCATGTCCTCACTCACGGCGTGTTCCGCCCCGGATACCGGTTCTGATCGTTCTGCAGTAATCACTTGATGATTCCTCCTTTCCATCGACGTATCCCTCGCCTGGCCACCTCGCGTTACCGGCTGCTGCGGGAACCCGCCAGCACCTCCCGCACCCAATCTTGATGCTCCAGATACCAGCGGACGGTCTCGCGAATCCCCCTCTCGAAGGTATAAGCAGGACGCCAACCGAGCTCTCGCTCGATCTTGCCGGCATCGATGGCGTAGCGACGGTCGTGGCCGGGACGATCCTTGACAAAAGTAATCAGCTTGCGCGACTGCCCGCCGAGGGAGGGCGCCATCTCGTCCACCAAGTCGCAAATCAGCTCCACAATATGGATATTGGCCCACTCGTTGTGGCCGCCAATATTGTAGGTCTCCCCGCTGCGTCCCCGGGTCAGCACCGTCCAGAGCGCCTCCCCGTGGTCGGTCACGAAGAGCCAGTCGCGCACATTCATGCCGTCTCCATAGACAGGAATGGGTTTCCGCTCGAGAAGGTTCTGAATGACCACTGGAATCAGTTTCTCCGGGAATTGGTAGGGTCCATAGTTATTAGAACAATTCGTGATCACCACGGGCATGCCATAGGTATGATGATAGGCTCGGACCAGCAGGTCGCTGGAAGCTTTGCTCGCCGAATAAGGTGAATTCGGGGCGTAAGGGGTCGTCTCTGTAAAAAAGCCCGTGGCGCCAAGACTGCCGTACACCTCATCGGTGGAGATGTGATGAAATCGCCGTCCATCCCATTGACCGTTCCATGCCGCCCGGCACGCCTCCAGCAGATGGAAGGTGCCGACAATATTGGTATGA contains the following coding sequences:
- the rfbB gene encoding dTDP-glucose 4,6-dehydratase, producing MRLLITGGAGFIGSNLVQQVLGRVEVEKLVNLDCLTYAGHLANLRSVENSPRYTFEKVDLRDKEEVLRVVRAHGITHVMHLAAESHVDRSISGPGDFIHTNIVGTFHLLEACRAAWNGQWDGRRFHHISTDEVYGSLGATGFFTETTPYAPNSPYSASKASSDLLVRAYHHTYGMPVVITNCSNNYGPYQFPEKLIPVVIQNLLERKPIPVYGDGMNVRDWLFVTDHGEALWTVLTRGRSGETYNIGGHNEWANIHIVELICDLVDEMAPSLGGQSRKLITFVKDRPGHDRRYAIDAGKIERELGWRPAYTFERGIRETVRWYLEHQDWVREVLAGSRSSR